TCGGCGTCGGGTCCCTCGCAGGTCACCTTGGTCCCCGCGGCCGGGGTCGCGGTGACCTCGTCGTACAGGGACACGGCCAGGAAGACGTTGGCGAGGTCGTGGAAGCCGTCGGGTCGGGCGGCGGCGACCGCCAGTTGGACGTTGACCTTGGCGGGGACCCGTACGGTGACGGACCGGGCCGCGGAGTCGGTCGCCCGCCCGGTCGGGTACTCGGTCGGGTTCTCGGTCGGGTTCTCGGTCGCGTGCTCGCTCACAGTGCGGGCCTCTGCGCGGCGGGCTTGTTCTCGGCGATGGCCGCGAACTCCTCGACCGTCAGGGACTCCCCGCGGGCCTGCGGGGAGACGCCTGCGGCGACCAGGGCGGCCTCGGCGGCCGCCGCCGAGCCGGCCCAGCCGGCCAGCGCGGCGCGCAGGGTCTTGCGGCGCTGCGCGAAGGCGGCGTCCACGACGGCGAAGACCTCGGCCTTGGAGGCGGTCGTCTTGATCGGTTCGGCGCGGCGGACCAGCGAGACGAGTCCGGAGTCGACGTTCGGCGCGGGCCAGAAGACCTTGCGGCCGATGGAGCCCGCGCGCTTGACGTGGGCGTACCAGTTGGCCTTGACGGAGGGCACTCCGTACACCTTGTTGCCGGGCTCGGCGGCGAGCCGGTCGGCGACCTCCGCCTGCACCATGACGAGGGTCCGCTCGATGGTCGGGAACCGGTCGAGCATGGTCAGCAGCACCGGGACGGCCACGTTGTAGGGCAGGTTCGCGACGAGCGCGGTCGGCGCCGGGCCGGGCAGCTCGGTGACGAGCATCGCGTCGGAGTGCACGAGGGAGAAGCGGTCCTTGCGGGCCGGCATCCGTGCCTCGATGGTGGCGGGCAGGGCGGCGGCCAGGATGTCGTCGATCTCGACGGCGACGACCCGGTCGGCGGCCTCCAGCAGCGCGAGCGTCAGCGAGCCCAGGCCCGGGCCGACCTCCACGACCACGTCGTCGGGCCGCACCTCGGCGGTGCGGACGATCCGACGGACCGTGTTGGCGTCGATGACGAAGTTCTGACCCTTCTGCTTCGTCGGCCGGACGCCGAGTACGGCGGCCAGCTCCCGGATGTCGGCCGGGCCGAGAAGGGCGTCAGGGGTCGTGCTCTCAGGCTGCTGCTCTGCGGTGCTCACCGGTAAAGCCTACGGCCGCAGTGCGGCCACGGAGTCGCCCCCCGCTGCACGTAGAGCTTCTTGGCCCGGTACGTCTGCTCCGTCCCCGGCGCGTCCTGCGGGCGTCCGCTGCCGCCGAGGGCCTGCCAGGTCCGTACGTCGAACTGGTACAGCCCCCCGTACGTCCCCGACGGGTCGGTGGCGGCCGGCCGGCCGCCGGACTCGCACTGGGCCAGCGCCCCCCAGTCGAGGCCGTCGGCCCCGGCGACGGAGTCGGGCAGGGCCTTCGTGCCGACCTTCACGAGCCGGTTGACGGGTGCGCGGACGATCTCGTCGGCGAGCCGGCGGGGCTTCTGGCGGACCCCGTTGACGATGCGCCGGCCGTAGGTGACCCGGCGCGTCCCCGGTCGGCCGACCCGTTCGACGACCTCGGTGCCGGCGAACAGGTCGTCGTCCCTGACCCACTCGATCTCGTACGGGATGCGCTCCTCGCGGACCTCGCGGGTACCGGTGATGCGCAGGACGGTCACGATCTGGCCGTCGCGCGGGAAGGCGGTCGGCGGGACGGAGGTGCTGTCCTGGCCGTGCAGGCTGATGCCGGCCTGGTCGAGGGCCTCCTGGATGGTGGCGGCGTTGGTGCGGACGGTGGTCTCGCGGCCGTCGGCCAGGAAGGTGACCCCGCGTTCCGTGCGGACGTCGAGGGTGAGGCCGCTGCGCGGCACGGGGGTGGTGCGGGGGGCGGAGAGGTGGGCGCCCTCGGCGCGGATGCCGAGCTGGCGCAGCGCGCCCTCGACGGTGCGGGAGGTGGTCCACACCTGGCGGCGTTCCCCGTCGAGGGTCAGGCGCAGGGGCCGCCCGTAGCGGACGACGACGTCCTCGCCGTCGTCGAGGGCGCTGCCGCGGGCCGGGGCGACGAGGTCGTGGGGGCCGACGCCGAGGCCTTCCGCGGCGAGGAGTTCGTCGACCCCGTCGGCGAAGGTGTGCAGGGACCTCGGGACTCCGTCGACGGTGAGCCGAACCGATTTGTCTGCGGCGACGAACGCGGTGGTGCCGCCGGCGAGGAAGGCCACGACGAGCGCCTGCGGGACGATCCGCCGCCAGGTGTCGGCCGCGGTGCCGGTGGAGCGGCGGGACCGGGCGGGCGCCGGCTCCGCGACGGCGGGGACCGGACCCGCGCCCGCCGGACCCGCGCCCGCCGTTCCCGCGCCCGCCGTTCCCGCGCCCGCCGGGACGGTGGTGGGGAGTGCCCGTCTGCGGCGGCCGGCGGCCGGCTCTCCCGGCGCCTCGGGGGCGGCGACCGATCCCCGGCGCCGTCCCGAGCCGGGGAGCACCGGGTTCCCCCGGGTGTCCGGGGCTCCGGTGAACCCCGTCGGGGCGGGTCCGGGCGCGGTGTCCGGGCGGCGTCGACGTCCCGGGCCCGCGGGTTCCCCGGACGGTGGTTCGTGGGGCGGCCGGAGCGTTTCGGCGCCTCGTTCGCGCCCCCGGGCCCACCCGGGCTCGGGGGACGTGCGGCGGCGCACCGACCTCGGGGCGGGCACACCCGGCACGGGCGCTCCGGGGAGATCGGCCGCCGCGACCGCGGGCTCCGCCGGGTCCGCGACGCCGGGGCCCGCGAAGGGCTCGGGCCACGGCGGTTCGGGGTCCCACCGGGTGGCGAACGCGCCTCCCGACGACCCCGACGACGACCCCGATGCCCCCGGCGGCCCGGGAGGTTCCGGATCCCAGGGCTCCGGTTTCACCCCGGGCCGGATCGGCGGCGCCGGGTACGCCTCCGGGACGGGACCGACGGGACCGCCACGGCGGTGACTGCCCTGGGTATCGCTCACGACGCTCGCTCCACTGGTCCGGCCCCGCTGGTTCGGGCAGGGCACCCTAACGGGAACGACCGTCACACACCAAAGTCGTTCGGTCACGCAGCGTGTCAGGCGAACGGGTGTGTCAGAGCGCGGCGCCGGGGGTCGGCGGGACGTAGTCGAAGGCGCGCGCCGTGTTGGCGGCCAGGGCGGTCGCCATGGCGTCCTCGTCGAGGCCCCGGACGGCCGCCATGGCCCGCACGGTGAGCGGGATCAGGTACGGGGCGTTGGGTCGGCCGCGGTAGGGCGCCGGGGTGAGGTACGGGGCGTCGGTCTCCACGAGCACCAGTTCCAGCGGGGCCACGGCGAGGGCCTCGCGCAGCGGGGCGGCGTTCTTGAAGGTGACGGTGCCGGCGAACGACATGTAGTAGCCGGCGGCGGCGCACTCGCGGGCCATCTCGGCGTCCCCCGAGTAGCAGTGGAAGACGGTGCGTTCGGGCGCGCCCTCCTCGCGCAGGATGCGCAGCACGTCGGCGTGGGCCTCGCGGTCGTGGATGACCAGGGCCTTGCCCCGCCGCTTGGCGATCTCGATGTGGGCGCGGAAGGAACGCTCCTGCGCCGCCGTGCCCTCGGGGCCGGTGCGGAAGAAGTCGAGGCCGGTCTCGCCGACCGCCTTCACGTGGTCGAGCGCCGCGAGGGCCTCGATCTCGGCGAGCGCCTCGTCGAGGGCGCCGTCGCCGCCGCCGGGCCGGGCTCCCTGCCGGGACCAGCCGTCCGGATCGCCGTGGACGATGCGGGGGGCCTCGTTCGGGTGGAGGGCGACGGCCGCGTGGACGTTCTCGTACGCGGCGGCGGTCTCGGCGGCCCAGCGCGAGCCCTTCACGTCGCAGCCCACCTGCACGACGGTGGTCACGCCCACCGAGGCGGCCTTGGCGAGGCCCTCCTCGACGGTGCCCGACTGCATGTCCAGGTGGGTGTGGGAATCGGCGACCGCCACCCGCAGCGGTTCGGGCGGCGGGGGCGGTGCGTCGTTGGCGGTACGGCTCATACGGCCGATCCTATGACCGGGGCTCCGGGACGCCTCCCCGCGTCCCGTGCGGGGGCGGGCTCAGGACCGGCGCAGCCGCCGCGTCAGCCGGGCCAGCAGTCCGGGGCGCTCCTCCCCGTCGGTCACGGCCACCGGCCCCGGGGCGGCGTGCGCCGGGGGCGACTTGCGGGGCTTGGGCGTGCGCGGGGTGTTCGCCCCGGCCGGGACGGGTCCGGCGATGCCGGGCGCGACGGGGTGGTGGTAGAGGCGGTCGAGCGTACCGAGCACGGACTTGACCTGACCCTCGCGCATGATGCGGACCACGTGGCCGCCGCAGTTCACGCACGTCGGGTTGGAGAGCGGGGACGGGACCCGTTCACCCTGGACCGTGTAGACGATGACGGGCCGGCCCTCGCCGTCGACGTGGTGTTCTATCTCGTAACCCTGCTCCCAGCCGTACCCGCACTTCATGCAGGCGAACGAGTACGCCTCGTGCACGGTCTGGACGTTGCGCTTCGAGGGCGCCGGGACGACGGGGGATTCGGCGGTGGCGGCGACGACGGGTCCGGGTACCGGGGTGTCTGCGATCTCTGTCATGCCAGCTCCTCTGTTCCACTGGTGCATAGCCAGTGGACGCCTCTTGAGGCGGGAGCGCATCAGGCCCTGTCGACTGTTGGACGGCCTTTGGCCGAGTCATGCCCAAAGTGCCCGATGCACGGTCTGAGCTTTGCTTTTCAGGCCCGGTCTTTACCGATTCCGGGCGCCTTTTGTGCCGCGTTCTTTGCCGCGACAACCGCGTCGAAAACGTCCCGCTTGGGTACGCCCGCCTCGGCGGCGACGGCGGCGATGGCCTCCTTGCGACGCTCCCCCGCCTCCTCGCGCACCCGCACCCTGCGCACCAGCTCCTCGTCGTCCACGTCGCCGGGTCCGGCGGCCGGGGCGCCCTCGACGACGACCGTGATCTCCCCGCGCACGCCCTCGGCGGCCCACGCCGCCAACTCGCCCAGCCCGCCGCGCTTGACCTCCTCGTACGTCTTGGTCAGTTCGCGGCAGACGGCCGCCCGCCGGTCGGCGCCGAAGACCTCCGCCATGGCGGCCAGGGTGTCGTCGAGCCGGTGGGGCGCCTCGAAGTAGACGAGGGTGCGGCGCTCCGCCTCGACCTCGCGCAGCCGGCCGAGGCGCTCGCCGGCCTTGCGCGGCAGGAAGCCCTCGAAGCAGAACCGGTCCACGGGCAACCCGGACAGGGCGAGCGCGGTCAGCACGGCGGAGGGCCCCGGCACGGCGGTGACCTTGATGTCCTTCTCCACGGCGGCGGCGACCAGCCGGTAGCCGGGGTCGGACACCGAGGGCATGCCGGCGTCGGTGACCAACAGCACCCGCTTGCCGGCCTCCAGGGCCTCGACGAGTTCGGGGGTGCGGGCGGACTCGTTGCCCTCGAAGTACGACAGGACGCGCCCGGTGGTGTGCACACCGAGCCCCTGGGTCAGCCTCCGCAGCCGCCGGGTGTCCTCGGCGGCGATCACATCGGCCCGCTCCAGCTCGGCCCCGAGCCGGGGCGGGGCGTCGGCGAGATCGCCGATCGGGGTGCCGGCGAGCACGAGCACACCGGTGGAAGGGGAGGTCTCGGCGCCGCGGGGCTGGTCAGTCGTCACCCGCCCATCCTCTCAGGAGCCCCACCCGGCACGCCCCGGGCCGCCCCGGCGCTGGGGTTCCCGCGGACGCGTTCCCTACGATGACCCGGTGACCAGTACCGCGACGCCGCCGCCCAGCCCCGCGGGGGCCCCGCCCGCCCCCTCGGGCGGACGCGACTCCGAGCCCGAGCCGTCCGTCTGGCTCCGCCGTCTGCGGGGCTTCGGCTACGCGCCGCGGACCCCGGACGCGGACGTCCGTACCCGCCTCGTGCCCCCGTACGCCCGCCCCTCCGCACAGTTGTGGACGGCGCTCGGCGTGCCGGCCGCGGCGGCGGTCACCTGGCAGCGGGTCCTGGCGTGGGCCGGGCCGCTGCTGGTGGCCCTGGTCGCCGGGGTGCTGCGGTTCGTGCACCTGGGCAGCCCCAAGGCGGTGATATTCGACGAGACGTACTACGCCAAGGACGCCTGGGCCACGATCCGACAGGGCTACGAGGCGAGTTGGCCCAAGGACATCGACAAGTCGATCCTGTCCGACCCGGACGGGGTGGCTCTGCCGCTGGACCCGGGCTACGTCGTGCACCCGCCGGTCGGCAAATGGGTGATCGGCATCGGCGAGTGGATGTTCGGCTTCGATCCGTTCGGCTGGCGGTTCATGACCGCCGTGCTCGGCACGCTGTCCGTGCTGATGCTGTGCCGGATCGGCCGCCGGCTCTTCCGATCCACCTTCCTCGGCTGCCTGGCGGGCGCGCTGCTGGCGGTGGACGGCCTGCACCTGGTGATGAGCCGCACGGCCCTCCTCGACCTGGTGCTGATGTTCTTCGTCCTGGCCGCCTTCGGGGCGCTGGTCGTCGACCGGGACAAGGCCCGGGCGAAACTCGCGGCGGCGCTCCCCGTGGACGAGGACGGACGCACCCGCCCCGACCTCGCCGTCGCGGAGACGCTGCGGCTGGGCCTGCGCCCGTACCGGATCCTGGCGGGCGTCTGCCTGGGTCTGGCGTTCGGCACCAAGTGGAACGGCCTGGTGATCCTGGCCTTCTTCGGGATCCTGACCGTCCTGTGGGACGCGGCCGCGCGCCGCACCGCCGGCGCGGGCGCCCCGTACGCGGCGATGCTGCGCAAGGACGCGCTGCCCGGCTTCCTCTCCACGGTGCCGGTGGCGATCGGCGTGTACCTGGCGTCGTGGACGGGCTGGATCCTCAGCCCGGACAACGGCAAGGGCGGCTACTTCCGCGACTGGGCCGCCAAGAACGACCAGCACAGCTCGCTGTCCTTCCTGCCGGAATGGCTGCGGAGCCTGTGGCACTACGAGACCGAGGTCTACAAGTTCCACGTGGGCCTGACCTCGGGCCACACCTACGAGTCGAACCCGTGGAGCTGGCTCGTGCTCGGCCGGCCCGTCTCGTACTTCTACGAGTCCCCCGCACCCGGCACGGACGGCTGCCCGGCCACGGAAACCGCCAAGTGCGCCCGCGAGGTACTGGCCCTGGGCACGCCCCTGCTGTGGTGGGCCGGCTGCTTCGCGCTGCTGTACGTACTGTGGCGGTGGCTGTTCCGCCGCGACTGGCGGGCGGGCGCCATCACGTGCGCGCTGGCCGCCGGCCTGCTGCCCTGGTTCAACTACCAGGAGCGGACCATCTTCTTCTTCTACGCGGTGGTCTTCGTCCCGTACCTGTGCCTGGCCGTGGCGATGATGATCGGCGCGATGCTCGGCCCGGCGGGCTCCTCGGAACGCCGCCGCGCGATCGGCGCGATCGGCGCGGGCGTACTCGTCCTGCTGATCGTCTGGAACTTCATCTACTTCTGGCCCATCTACACGGGCCAGTCCCTCCCGATGGACTCCTGGCGCGGCCGCATGTGGCTGGACACCTGGGTCTAGCGCCACGGAAGCACCCGACGGGCCCGACACCTGAGGGTGCCGGGCCCGTGGTGGTTGTTGGTGGCGGTCACCGGCCGTCGTTGGCCACCCCTTGACGGCCCACAGACGGCCCGGCAGGGGGTCGAGGGCTGGCTGGCCTCCATGGCCCCGCCCGTGGTCCATTCCTGTTCCGTTCCCCGACGTGTACGACACCCGCGGACGGTCATTCGCGGCGATCCGGCGCGGGGCAGGCGAAGGGCCCCACCGCAAGCGGTGGGGCCCTTCGGATTGCTGCCTGTTGAGCACGCTGGCAGAGGCCACGGCCCCAGGGCTCGGACGCGTGAGAGCTTGTTACCAACACGCTTTCCAAGGCCGTTGCCGCAGGCCGGGCCTCGATTCAGGGCCGTTCACCTGCGTTCGCGGGTGAACGGCACATCGCCGAAAGCCGCAGCTTGGACGCCTGTGAACGTCGGTGTACGGGGGTGAATGAGGCGGAAATTGCAACGGTTGGAGGCCCTTCCTTCCGAACGCTGGGCCCCACACTTGGCTCGTAGAACTCAGTAGCTGCGATCCCACGAAAGGGACCTTTTGTCCTCGTCCTCCCCATAGACGCTCACGCACACGGCAGGCAGCTCCTCGCTCTCGTCGCGAGCCACTGTCTCCAGCAGAGTGACCAGTTGCTCAGCGGCATTGAGCTCGAACCATTCAGTTGTGCCGGTGGCGACGGTCAGCCACTGCTCGGCCGTCGCCAAGCCGGGGACGAACACCTCAAGGACGAATCCCAAGGATTCTTCTTGCGGTTCCTTCCGCACCCGAGCGCTCAGGATGTCCGCGTGTGGCACCAACGCGCCGAAAGGTGCCCGTGTCTCCAACCAAACGCGCGGCCCCTGCCTGGAGACCCTCCCCAGCGCGGCGTAGGCAACCGCCGCCAGCCCCTCGCCGACCGCGTCTGTCAGCTGTCCCTCCCCAGTGCGATTCTCGGCGCGCCTGGCCAGCGCACTAGCCTTCTTCTGCCAATCGAACACGCGATGCCCCTCCCTGGTGGGTGCCCTTCGAACTGCTCTCCCCACCGTGAGGATCTCTATGCCCTCCCGGAGCCGCGAGTCTTCAGCTGATGCAAGGCGAGTGCGGCAGGGCCTCACTAGGCGGGTGCAGACACGGGTCACTCGTACTTCCACACCAGTCGGGAGCTGTTGGCAAGGATCCGTATGTCCGCCGGCATGTGCTGATGTTCGCCCTACGGTGATGTCAGGAGGGGCACCTCACATCACCGGCAGCAACGACGCCTAGCGACGCGTGCCACGGCACAGACCGTAGCGGTGAATGTGTGCCGCCCCGTATGGCAATACCACTCACACTGCAGATTGCTATTCAATCTAAGATTCTCCGGGGTTCGACCCGAGTCTTTCAGGCAGCGGATGAATCGAGATGCGATTTCAGGCTTAAGCGCTGCGAGAGATTCACTCGTAGGTGCAATTGAACGGCGAACATTATTGGCGTGGACGCCTTGCCTATAGCAGGCATGGCAGCCCGACCCCTTAGCAGCCCTATTCCGTATTGAACTCTCCCACGTATTTCCACACTTGCTACATCCCCACTCCACCACATCGAACGACGAAGGGGAGCGCACAGAGAGATCAAACAAAGGGTTGGTTATGTTCTTTCTGAATTCAACCAGAAGATGCGGGTGTAGTTCTGCGACTGACGGATATCTGACTTTCCCCTTCAGTTCCGCCCACGCCTCTGCCGCCTCCCGCAGACGCTGCGTAATATGATCATTGCTTAGCAATTCAAACGGCAACCCATGCGCGATCATTAGCGTGCTGAGAGATGAAGCCCAGATCCAGGGATCGATGCCGTTGCGAGTCGCATCGTCGACCCTGATCGCGACCCCTGGTACAAGCGGGAGGCCGTGTGCGCGAAGTCGCACATAGTTCAAGTCGGCCAGCAGAACACTCTTCCGGACGTCGTTGGCATGGCTACGATGCGAGTTGTGCGTGTGGAGTGGATCCAAGTCGACATGAAGCGCAATCGTTGGCAGAAACAGATCCACTCGGGCTGGCCGCCCCGACGTTCCGAGAGCCTGCTTTACTTCGTAGTCGCACAAAACTTCCGTGCCTGTAGCTGCTTCGAGCAGAAAGCACACTTCAAGTTCGAATCGCGATCTCCCAGCCGAAGCACACCTTGGACACTCTGACCCGTAGGTTCGAGCGAGCACGAGTGCCTCCCACTCGTGCCCGTTTGGGCACCGCCACTGGCACCGGTCATTACTCCCTGGCCTCAGTCGTTCGGGACCCTCTCCAGGCGTAGTGATGTTCCTGACGAATGTCTGACTGATTCGCGGATGGCGTTCCTTGAGCGAGTCGCCCTCTTGGGGGAGCCGACGCCGTATGGCTATTCGACGGTCATAGCACTTGCGGCACCCGGATCCCTCTCGATTGCGGTGAGAGCGGACGCGAGAGGCGACCGTCGCCACCCAAACATTTCCACACGATGAGCAATTCCACTCGCACTTGTCGCCAGATCCAGGCCTGAGTTGCGTCAGATCAGACTCTGGAGTCGTCACATTCCTCACAAACTCCTGGGAGACCGTTACGCCTAGGACATCGCGAGCAGTTTGCGAAAATGGCTTTGGTTGACGTCGAGCTTTTCCGCGCCTGCCCTGGAAACAAGCGGGGCATCCAGTATTTCCCGCTACCCGACTCTGGGGAGTTGCCACCCATTCGTTCCCACATGCACGACAACGCCATCTGCACCTATAGCCGCTTTGTGGCTTTAGGTGAGTGGAAGTAAGCTCATTTTCCAGATTGTGAACAAACTCAGCCGCTAAGTCCGGGTGAACATCTGCCAAGGACTTGCCTGGCGCAGCCACTCTGCGGGCATTTATAGTCCGAAGGCGTGCACAACGAGGGCATCCGCTACCCGCACCACCCAAGGTTCGTTTCTTGGCGCTACAATTTCATTCGTGCACACAAATCGTGCACCGCCATTTACAGTCGTGTACGGCAAGAGGGTGCAGTGTCTCAGGTGTCGCGTCGGGGCAGTTGATCACTGCCACCAATTCTTTCGCGATATCCGGATGGGTATCAGCAATTACCTGCTGCCCAGCGGATCCTATTTGCCGGTCTCCCATGGCGCCCCCCAGCTTAAAGGTAGGCATAAATCGTACAGTCGACTGACGCCCTGAGGGGCTCGATTCGCCTCAACTACACCGCTGTGGCCTCGGGTCCGGGGCCCTGTCCACCAGCTCATGAGCCTGGTCCGGCTGAGCCGGGCGTTGAGCGAGCCACCCCGAGACACGCGGACCGCCATTTACCGCGCCACCCTCCGTGACTGTGCGGACATGCCGGAAACCGTGCCGAAGGTAGTAGCGCTGAAGCGCCGGGAAGCGCCGGGAAGCGCCGGAACGATACGCCCGATCGCCAGCCCAATCGAGCATCCGCCCACCAAGTTCCCGTCCGGCATGAGTCCTAGCGACCGTCAGCTTGGGTTCGTCCCCGCGCGTGCGGGGAGCAGGCTTGCTGAGCTGGGACGGTATCCGGCTCGGCCGGCACTTTGCAGTACTTTCGCCGATTCCGGCGTACCGGGCGAAGGCCACAGACCCCCGGCCGGCATCTGGCGCGGCTCGCGCCCACCGCATGACGCGGCGCCCCGGGTGAGCGGCCCGCGGCCCGCCCGTGCCGGCGTCACCTGGACACCCGGAGTCGCGCGCAACCGCGCCCACCCCCAACGCCCCGACCCCGTCGCCGCGTTCGGCGTGTGACGGGCGGCACGTTCCGGTCCGGTAACAACACGCGCAACACGCGCTCGCTCAGCGTAATGTCCACACCAGGGGTTCTTGAACATGTTCAGAGAACCGTGGCTCCTGGGGAGGGGACGCAAGTGAACGGGGCGGCGAAGGGTGCCATCATCGGCGGGGTGTTCCTCGCGATGGTCGGCGGTGCCGGGTACGGCATGTACTCACTGGTCGGCGACACCGGCGGGGAGAAGGACGACACGGTTGCCGGCAAGACGGCGACCGGCGCGTCGAGGGGCGAGGGCCCGGTCACCGAGAAGGAGACCGCGGAGGCCGCGAAGGGCTTCCTGACGGCATGGGCGGCCGGGGACGAGCGCACGGCGGCCGACTGGACGAACAACGCGTCCGAGGCACTGTCGGCGGTCGCCGACTTCAAGACCAGGGCCTACGTGTCCAAGGCGGTGATCACTCCCGGCACCCCGAGCGGCACGACCGTGCCGTTCAAGGTCGAGGCCGAGGTCACCTACGAGGGCACGACCAAGCCCCTGGCGTACGAGTCCCGGCTCACCGTGGTCCGCGGACTCAGCACCGGGAAGGCCCTGGTCGACTGGCAGGCCTCGGTGATCCATCCGGACCTCAAGCGCGGCGAGCGGCTGCGCGCGGGCACGCCGGCCAGTCCCCCGGTCAAGCTGGTGGACCGCAACGACCAGGAACTGACCCCGGAGAAGTACCCGTCGCTGCGGCCCGTGCTGGCCCAACTGCGCGAGACCTACGGCGGCAGGGCCGGAGGCAAGGCGGGAGCGGAGCTGTGGATCGAACCGGCCACCGCCACCGCCGCCTCCACCTCCACCACCACCTCCACCACCCAGGACGGTGACGCCGGGCAGGACGGCGGCGGCAGACGCACGCTGTTGACCCTGGTGGCGGGTGAGCCGAGCACCCTCAAGACGTACCTGGACGCGAAGGTGCAGGCGGCGGCGGAGCAGGCGGTGGCCAAGTACCCGGAGTCCTCGGTGGTGGCCGTCAAGCCGAGCAACGGCCACATCCTGGCCATCGCCAACCACCGCAAGGACGGCTACAACGCGGCGATGACGGGCACGCGCGCACCCGGCTCGACGATGAAGATCGTCACGGCGGCGATGCTGCTCGACCGGGGCAAGGTGGCCGCCGACAGCCCCGCCCCGTGCGACAAGACGGTTTCCTGGGGCGGCCGTTCCTTCCACAACCTGAGCAACTTCCAACTGCCGGCGGGCACGAACTTCGCGACGAGCTTCGCCAAGTCCTGCAACACCGCCTTCATCAAGCAGATCAAGGAGGTCGACGAGGACGCCGCGCTGTCGAAGGAGGCCACGGAGGTCTTCGGCATCGGCCTGGACTGGAAGACGGGCATCAAGTCCTTCGACGGCAAGGTTCCGGTGACGACCGGGGCGGAGTCGGCGGCCGAGTACATCGGGCAGGGCCAGATCACCATGAACCCGCTGAACATCGCGTCCATCACGGCGACGGCACGCAGCGGCCGGTTCCACCAGCCCCTGCTGGTCTCCCCCGAGCTGGACGGCCGGCCGCCCGCGACGGCGGCGCGCACGATGAAGTCGTCGGTGCGCGGCCAACTCGTCTCCATGATGCGGCTGACGGCGACCAGCGGTACCGGCGCCGACGCCATGGCCTCGGTCGGCGGCGACAAGGGCGCGAAGACCGGTTCGGCGGAGGTGGACGGCGCGGCGAGCCCGGACAGTTGGTTCACGGGCTTCAGCGACGACGTGGCCGCGGCGGCGATGGTCGAGGGCGGCGGCCACGGCGGTGCCGCGGCGGGCCCGATCGTGGCGGCGGTCCTGCGTTCCTGACCCCGCCGTACGGGCCTGCGTGCGACCGCAGCCGTACGGACGCGCGCACGGCACCCGCCGCAAGGGCCTGCGCACGACCCGCCCCACGGACGCGCGCACGGCACCCGCCGCACACGCACCCACTCCCGGAACCCCGCGCCCCGACCCCGCACGCCCCGACCCCGACCCCGCGGCAAGCCCCCGCTCACAGGGAGGCGCGTACCGCCCGGACCAGGGCCTGTGCGCGGGGGTCGGCGGTGACCGACTTGGCCAGGGAGTTGG
This region of Streptomyces sp. NBC_00513 genomic DNA includes:
- a CDS encoding resuscitation-promoting factor, which translates into the protein MLPGSGRRRGSVAAPEAPGEPAAGRRRRALPTTVPAGAGTAGAGTAGAGPAGAGPVPAVAEPAPARSRRSTGTAADTWRRIVPQALVVAFLAGGTTAFVAADKSVRLTVDGVPRSLHTFADGVDELLAAEGLGVGPHDLVAPARGSALDDGEDVVVRYGRPLRLTLDGERRQVWTTSRTVEGALRQLGIRAEGAHLSAPRTTPVPRSGLTLDVRTERGVTFLADGRETTVRTNAATIQEALDQAGISLHGQDSTSVPPTAFPRDGQIVTVLRITGTREVREERIPYEIEWVRDDDLFAGTEVVERVGRPGTRRVTYGRRIVNGVRQKPRRLADEIVRAPVNRLVKVGTKALPDSVAGADGLDWGALAQCESGGRPAATDPSGTYGGLYQFDVRTWQALGGSGRPQDAPGTEQTYRAKKLYVQRGATPWPHCGRRLYR
- a CDS encoding dolichyl-phosphate-mannose--protein mannosyltransferase, translating into MTSTATPPPSPAGAPPAPSGGRDSEPEPSVWLRRLRGFGYAPRTPDADVRTRLVPPYARPSAQLWTALGVPAAAAVTWQRVLAWAGPLLVALVAGVLRFVHLGSPKAVIFDETYYAKDAWATIRQGYEASWPKDIDKSILSDPDGVALPLDPGYVVHPPVGKWVIGIGEWMFGFDPFGWRFMTAVLGTLSVLMLCRIGRRLFRSTFLGCLAGALLAVDGLHLVMSRTALLDLVLMFFVLAAFGALVVDRDKARAKLAAALPVDEDGRTRPDLAVAETLRLGLRPYRILAGVCLGLAFGTKWNGLVILAFFGILTVLWDAAARRTAGAGAPYAAMLRKDALPGFLSTVPVAIGVYLASWTGWILSPDNGKGGYFRDWAAKNDQHSSLSFLPEWLRSLWHYETEVYKFHVGLTSGHTYESNPWSWLVLGRPVSYFYESPAPGTDGCPATETAKCAREVLALGTPLLWWAGCFALLYVLWRWLFRRDWRAGAITCALAAGLLPWFNYQERTIFFFYAVVFVPYLCLAVAMMIGAMLGPAGSSERRRAIGAIGAGVLVLLIVWNFIYFWPIYTGQSLPMDSWRGRMWLDTWV
- the rsmA gene encoding 16S rRNA (adenine(1518)-N(6)/adenine(1519)-N(6))-dimethyltransferase RsmA, encoding MSTAEQQPESTTPDALLGPADIRELAAVLGVRPTKQKGQNFVIDANTVRRIVRTAEVRPDDVVVEVGPGLGSLTLALLEAADRVVAVEIDDILAAALPATIEARMPARKDRFSLVHSDAMLVTELPGPAPTALVANLPYNVAVPVLLTMLDRFPTIERTLVMVQAEVADRLAAEPGNKVYGVPSVKANWYAHVKRAGSIGRKVFWPAPNVDSGLVSLVRRAEPIKTTASKAEVFAVVDAAFAQRRKTLRAALAGWAGSAAAAEAALVAAGVSPQARGESLTVEEFAAIAENKPAAQRPAL
- the rsmI gene encoding 16S rRNA (cytidine(1402)-2'-O)-methyltransferase; translation: MTTDQPRGAETSPSTGVLVLAGTPIGDLADAPPRLGAELERADVIAAEDTRRLRRLTQGLGVHTTGRVLSYFEGNESARTPELVEALEAGKRVLLVTDAGMPSVSDPGYRLVAAAVEKDIKVTAVPGPSAVLTALALSGLPVDRFCFEGFLPRKAGERLGRLREVEAERRTLVYFEAPHRLDDTLAAMAEVFGADRRAAVCRELTKTYEEVKRGGLGELAAWAAEGVRGEITVVVEGAPAAGPGDVDDEELVRRVRVREEAGERRKEAIAAVAAEAGVPKRDVFDAVVAAKNAAQKAPGIGKDRA
- a CDS encoding TatD family hydrolase; translated protein: MSRTANDAPPPPPEPLRVAVADSHTHLDMQSGTVEEGLAKAASVGVTTVVQVGCDVKGSRWAAETAAAYENVHAAVALHPNEAPRIVHGDPDGWSRQGARPGGGDGALDEALAEIEALAALDHVKAVGETGLDFFRTGPEGTAAQERSFRAHIEIAKRRGKALVIHDREAHADVLRILREEGAPERTVFHCYSGDAEMARECAAAGYYMSFAGTVTFKNAAPLREALAVAPLELVLVETDAPYLTPAPYRGRPNAPYLIPLTVRAMAAVRGLDEDAMATALAANTARAFDYVPPTPGAAL